From Schizosaccharomyces pombe strain 972h- genome assembly, chromosome: II, the proteins below share one genomic window:
- the rps1701 gene encoding 40S ribosomal protein eS17, which yields MGRVRTKTTKRASRVVIEKYYPRLTLDFQTNKRIVDEVAIIASKRLRNKIAGYTTHLMKRIQRGPVRGISFKLQEEERERKDQYVPEVSELEVDRVNVDQDTKDMLKSLGYDQIPVRVLAPAPQERFRRRQ from the coding sequence GGTCGTGTACGTACCAAAACTACCAAGAGAGCTTCCCGTGTggtaattgaaaaatattaccCTCGTCTCACTCTTGATTTCCAAACCAACAAGAGAATTGTTGACGAAGTCGCTATCATCGCCTCTAAGCGTCTTCGTAATAAAATTGCCGGTTACACGACTCACTTAATGAAACGTATTCAACGTGGTCCCGTTCGTGGTATCTCCTTCAAGCTTCAAGAAGAGGAGCGTGAACGCAAGGATCAATACGTTCCTGAAGTTTCTGAGCTTGAGGTCGATCGTGTTAACGTTGACCAAGACACCAAGGACATGCTTAAGTCTCTTGGCTACGATCAAATTCCCGTCCGTGTGCTTGCTCCTGCCCCTCAAGAGCGTTTCCGTCGCAGAcagtaa